In Methanobrevibacter sp., a single window of DNA contains:
- a CDS encoding 2-oxoacid:acceptor oxidoreductase subunit alpha — protein sequence MAEEFFIQGNEACAKGAIAAGCRFFAGYPITPSTEVAETLARELPKVGGSFVQMEDEIASAGAIIGASWGGAKSMTATSGPGISLMQENIGYAFMSETPIVVVDVQRGSPSTAQPTMAAQGDMMQARWGSHGDYEPIALSPSSVQEFFDFTIKAFNLAEEYRVPVFVMADEVIGHMREKIVVEDDIEIVARKRPEKSDDYLPFENVENGTTPMPAFGDGFNIHVTGLTHDERGYPDTNNPETHDKLIQRICDKVLNNKDKICSVKSENCEDADIVIVSYGAPVRSVVEAVSRTDKKVGYIKIHTPWPFPDEQIKELTKNASDVLVVEMNLGQMYYEVDRACKDANVHLLGVIGGLLPTPDEILDKIDEIGGN from the coding sequence ATGGCTGAAGAATTTTTTATTCAAGGAAATGAAGCATGTGCTAAAGGAGCAATAGCTGCAGGCTGTAGATTTTTTGCAGGTTATCCGATTACTCCATCAACTGAAGTTGCAGAAACTTTAGCAAGGGAATTGCCAAAGGTTGGAGGTTCATTTGTTCAGATGGAAGATGAAATTGCTTCTGCCGGTGCAATCATTGGCGCTTCTTGGGGAGGAGCCAAGTCAATGACTGCAACATCCGGTCCGGGCATTTCTTTAATGCAGGAAAATATAGGTTATGCATTCATGAGCGAAACTCCTATTGTAGTTGTGGATGTTCAAAGGGGATCTCCGTCAACAGCCCAGCCGACAATGGCTGCACAGGGAGACATGATGCAGGCCCGTTGGGGTTCTCACGGGGATTACGAACCGATTGCATTATCCCCATCAAGCGTACAGGAATTCTTTGATTTCACAATTAAAGCATTCAACCTTGCAGAAGAGTATAGGGTTCCGGTATTTGTAATGGCTGATGAAGTAATAGGGCACATGAGAGAAAAGATAGTCGTTGAAGACGATATTGAAATCGTTGCAAGAAAAAGACCTGAAAAGAGTGATGATTACTTGCCGTTTGAAAATGTTGAAAACGGAACAACTCCAATGCCGGCATTTGGTGATGGATTCAATATTCACGTAACCGGCCTTACCCACGATGAAAGGGGATATCCTGATACCAACAACCCTGAAACTCATGACAAGCTTATCCAAAGGATTTGTGATAAGGTATTGAACAATAAGGATAAGATCTGCTCTGTCAAATCCGAAAACTGTGAAGATGCAGACATAGTTATAGTATCTTATGGTGCTCCAGTCCGATCAGTAGTTGAAGCGGTAAGCAGAACCGATAAAAAAGTTGGTTACATCAAGATTCATACACCATGGCCTTTCCCTGATGAGCAAATTAAAGAGCTTACTAAAAATGCCAGTGACGTATTGGTTGTTGAAATGAACTTAGGTCAGATGTATTATGAAGTTGACAGGGCATGTAAGGATGCTAATGTTCATCTGTTGGGAGTAATTGGCGGATTGCTGCCAACCCCAGATGAGATTTTAGACAAGATTGATGAGATAGGAGGAAACTAA
- a CDS encoding 2-oxoacid:ferredoxin oxidoreductase subunit beta gives MAEHKQNRFLPYLREDRLPHIFCPGCGNGAIINAFLAAMEKAEMDFDNIAMVSGIGCSSRIPGYLKCDSLHTTHGRAISFATGLKTANKDLDVVVFTGDGDAASIGGNHLIHAARRNINLTVICINNNIYGMTGGQISPTSPKGSFGTTAPYGNHDAPFKLAELVAAAGASYSARWTTVQMENLVLAIKAGLENPGFSFIEVATQCPTYFGRKNKLRTPTAMAAVMKANTIFKSAADRMKPKELEGKIVVGEFANTQKDEFTENIDKISVEKSGKKTLINSAYEAEL, from the coding sequence ATGGCTGAACATAAACAAAATAGATTTCTCCCTTATTTAAGAGAAGACAGATTGCCTCATATTTTCTGTCCAGGCTGTGGAAACGGAGCTATTATCAATGCATTTCTGGCCGCTATGGAAAAGGCAGAAATGGATTTCGACAACATCGCAATGGTTTCCGGAATAGGATGTTCCTCAAGGATTCCGGGATATCTGAAATGCGATTCCCTTCACACCACTCACGGAAGGGCTATAAGCTTTGCAACAGGTCTTAAAACAGCTAACAAGGATTTGGACGTTGTTGTATTTACTGGAGACGGTGATGCTGCATCCATTGGTGGTAATCATTTGATTCATGCGGCTAGAAGAAACATTAATTTAACTGTAATCTGTATCAATAATAATATTTATGGTATGACTGGGGGTCAAATCAGCCCTACATCTCCTAAAGGCAGTTTCGGAACAACTGCACCTTACGGCAATCATGATGCTCCATTTAAGTTGGCAGAACTTGTTGCGGCTGCAGGTGCAAGCTATTCAGCAAGATGGACAACTGTTCAAATGGAAAACTTGGTCCTTGCAATTAAAGCGGGATTGGAAAACCCTGGGTTTTCATTCATTGAAGTTGCAACTCAATGTCCAACTTACTTCGGTCGTAAAAATAAGTTGAGAACTCCTACTGCAATGGCGGCAGTCATGAAAGCGAATACCATATTCAAATCTGCTGCAGACAGGATGAAACCGAAAGAACTGGAAGGCAAAATTGTCGTTGGTGAATTTGCAAACACTCAAAAAGATGAATTCACAGAGAACATTGATAAAATAAGTGTAGAAAAATCTGGTAAGAAAACTCTTATCAATTCTGCATATGAAGCGGAGTTATAG
- a CDS encoding CPBP family intramembrane glutamic endopeptidase, with amino-acid sequence MLIGLMAPAIVSTVFIMASGSDALKKDFKNKIIGFYKVKWLNVVWAVIVFAIVIVCSILLSLLFGQPLSQFSFTESFSFTGVGIAGAFITITIASIIEEVGWKGYCEDSIGNYMNWFWESMIFGVLWSLWHLPLIFIQGTYQAGLMVNPLYVINFFVSGIPMGFVITWVYLESDRSILACMIFHFFVNFMQEKIALTPETKCLETIVITVLTVMIIMAKKDMFFETRHVGRLLEYSNEQK; translated from the coding sequence ATGCTGATAGGCCTTATGGCTCCGGCTATCGTGTCTACAGTTTTCATTATGGCCTCCGGCTCAGATGCGCTTAAAAAAGACTTTAAGAATAAGATCATCGGCTTTTACAAAGTAAAATGGCTGAATGTAGTTTGGGCCGTGATCGTATTTGCGATTGTAATAGTCTGTTCCATTCTCTTGTCGCTGCTATTTGGACAGCCACTTAGCCAGTTTTCCTTTACTGAAAGCTTTTCCTTTACCGGCGTTGGAATAGCCGGAGCATTTATCACCATTACGATTGCTTCGATAATTGAGGAAGTGGGATGGAAAGGATACTGTGAGGATTCAATTGGTAACTATATGAACTGGTTTTGGGAATCCATGATTTTTGGAGTGCTATGGTCTTTATGGCATTTGCCTTTAATCTTTATTCAAGGAACCTATCAGGCAGGACTTATGGTGAATCCCCTTTATGTGATTAACTTTTTTGTGAGCGGAATCCCTATGGGATTTGTCATTACATGGGTCTATCTTGAAAGCGACCGTTCGATATTAGCTTGCATGATATTCCATTTCTTCGTCAATTTCATGCAGGAGAAAATAGCGTTGACTCCTGAAACAAAGTGCCTGGAGACAATAGTGATAACAGTGCTTACAGTTATGATAATCATGGCTAAAAAAGACATGTTCTTTGAAACTCGCCATGTTGGAAGACTGCTTGAATACAGCAACGAGCAGAAATAA
- a CDS encoding TetR/AcrR family transcriptional regulator, producing the protein MKKGEKRKKELLKIGYDMFLTQGYENTSVDEIIEKAQIAKGTYYYHFQSKEQMLEEVIDMMIDSETEMAKQIIATDIPVPQKIVGIIASMKPTEEEEPIKNTLFQPENVLMHHKVRKKLIDTITPLLSEVVKEGINEGIFECDNIPERVKMLLIISDSTFNEGGFNERDIFVFIDMTEKLLGAESGTMSFIYDLIDKSDMEAVE; encoded by the coding sequence ATGAAAAAAGGTGAAAAAAGGAAAAAAGAGCTGTTAAAGATAGGCTATGATATGTTTCTCACACAGGGATACGAGAATACCAGCGTTGACGAAATCATAGAAAAAGCACAGATAGCTAAAGGCACATACTACTACCATTTCCAAAGCAAGGAGCAGATGCTCGAAGAAGTCATAGACATGATGATTGATAGTGAGACCGAAATGGCAAAGCAGATTATCGCAACGGACATTCCCGTACCGCAAAAAATAGTCGGGATAATTGCATCGATGAAGCCTACCGAAGAGGAAGAACCCATAAAGAACACTCTTTTCCAGCCGGAGAATGTGCTAATGCACCATAAGGTCAGAAAAAAATTGATTGATACGATTACCCCCCTCTTATCTGAAGTTGTAAAAGAGGGAATAAATGAAGGCATCTTTGAATGCGACAACATCCCCGAGCGCGTTAAGATGCTCCTTATCATCAGCGACAGCACATTTAATGAAGGTGGATTCAATGAACGAGATATTTTCGTCTTTATAGACATGACAGAAAAACTTCTCGGGGCAGAGAGCGGAACTATGAGTTTCATTTACGACCTGATTGATAAGAGCGATATGGAGGCGGTCGAGTGA
- the sucC gene encoding ADP-forming succinate--CoA ligase subunit beta: MRFFESVAKQIFQDEGIPILEGHVANYPEEAMSISSEMGVPVVIKAQVLTGGRGKAGGVKFANNPGEALKVSEEILGMEIKGEKVKHLLVEEKAEILHEFFVTVSVDRGARKPVILASKEGGVEIENLAKTNPEKIIKYYPNPLLDFLPYEAREIARKMEVPSELISPMGDMIWKLYNVFKKYDAETAEINPLVLTPDGLIAADAKMVVENDSLYRHQDLVDRLHYKKKAVDFVQLDGDIAVIGNGAGLTLTAMDMIKLNGGEPATFLDIGGGASAQIINQALNIVLNYDPVKVVFLNVLGGITKADDVARGVIEALNQSEREINIVIRLTGTNEEEGQRLLEEAGIPYETSMEKAARKAVEICEELKAEGK; the protein is encoded by the coding sequence ATGAGATTTTTTGAAAGTGTAGCAAAACAAATTTTTCAAGATGAAGGAATTCCAATCCTAGAAGGCCATGTTGCAAATTATCCTGAAGAAGCAATGAGCATTTCTTCAGAGATGGGTGTACCTGTTGTTATCAAAGCACAAGTTTTAACCGGTGGAAGAGGTAAAGCCGGTGGTGTGAAATTCGCAAACAACCCTGGTGAAGCATTGAAAGTTTCTGAAGAAATTTTAGGAATGGAAATTAAAGGCGAAAAGGTAAAACATTTGCTGGTTGAAGAAAAAGCCGAAATCTTGCACGAATTTTTCGTAACTGTTTCTGTTGACAGGGGCGCTAGAAAGCCTGTAATTCTGGCAAGTAAAGAAGGCGGGGTGGAGATTGAAAACTTGGCCAAGACAAACCCTGAAAAAATCATTAAGTACTACCCTAATCCTTTGCTTGACTTTTTGCCTTATGAAGCACGTGAGATTGCACGTAAAATGGAGGTTCCTTCAGAGCTAATCTCCCCTATGGGAGACATGATATGGAAATTGTATAATGTATTTAAAAAATATGATGCTGAAACCGCAGAGATAAACCCATTGGTTTTAACTCCGGATGGTTTAATTGCAGCCGATGCAAAAATGGTGGTTGAAAACGATTCATTATACAGGCACCAGGATTTGGTTGACAGGTTGCACTATAAGAAAAAGGCTGTGGACTTCGTTCAATTGGATGGGGATATTGCCGTAATCGGTAATGGTGCAGGTTTAACACTGACTGCTATGGACATGATTAAGCTTAACGGCGGAGAGCCGGCAACATTTTTGGATATTGGTGGTGGCGCTTCCGCACAGATTATTAATCAGGCTTTAAATATTGTATTGAACTATGATCCGGTTAAAGTGGTATTTTTAAATGTTTTAGGGGGTATTACTAAGGCAGATGATGTTGCACGTGGTGTAATCGAAGCCTTAAATCAGTCTGAACGTGAAATTAATATTGTAATCAGATTGACCGGTACTAACGAAGAGGAAGGTCAAAGGCTTTTAGAGGAAGCGGGAATTCCATATGAGACATCTATGGAGAAAGCTGCCCGTAAGGCCGTTGAAATTTGTGAAGAACTTAAGGCTGAAGGCAAATAA
- a CDS encoding flavodoxin family protein, with protein sequence MKFFAINGSPRKNCNTAQLLDKSLEGVKSVFPDASTERIDLYDFPFNGCKSCFACKIRDGKHYGKCVQNDDFKPILEEVVQADGIILGSPIYFSDVTGNMRCFLERFMFPFLAYSKTETVEHKKMPLAYIYTMNASEDISYQIGYHDLHDHFEMGLSMVFTKPEHLYVYDTYQFKNYSKYVSDAFDESEKKRVRQTQFPKDLKNAFELGKRVAIRAEQHD encoded by the coding sequence ATGAAATTCTTTGCTATCAATGGGTCTCCTAGGAAAAACTGCAATACTGCCCAGCTTTTGGATAAATCTCTTGAGGGAGTCAAATCCGTTTTCCCGGACGCTTCAACTGAGAGAATAGATTTGTACGATTTCCCTTTTAATGGGTGTAAGAGCTGTTTTGCATGTAAAATAAGAGATGGGAAACATTATGGCAAATGCGTTCAAAATGATGATTTTAAACCTATTCTAGAGGAAGTAGTTCAAGCCGATGGTATTATTTTAGGTTCTCCAATCTACTTCAGTGATGTCACAGGAAATATGAGATGCTTTTTGGAAAGGTTCATGTTTCCATTCTTGGCATACAGCAAGACTGAAACCGTGGAACACAAGAAGATGCCTCTGGCTTATATCTACACCATGAATGCTTCTGAAGACATTTCCTATCAGATAGGATACCACGACCTTCATGACCACTTCGAAATGGGCTTGAGCATGGTTTTCACAAAACCGGAACATCTCTATGTCTATGACACCTATCAATTTAAGAATTATTCAAAATATGTTTCTGACGCTTTTGACGAAAGTGAAAAGAAACGTGTCCGCCAAACACAATTCCCGAAAGATTTAAAAAACGCATTTGAACTTGGAAAAAGGGTAGCTATTCGAGCAGAACAACACGACTGA
- the twy1 gene encoding 4-demethylwyosine synthase TYW1 codes for MSFNESQIEKLEKSGYRFVGTHGHAAVKTCHWTRQSIVDKGVCYKEKFYGIQSHRCLQMSPAVPNCQQECEFCWRDLTYTQTRWEDDEYDDPKTIIDEAIKAQNNLLCGYYGNDKANRKKLEELKKPTNAAISLAGEPTLYPKIDELIGEFNRRDFTTFVVSNGQCVERLRNLENDPYQLYLSLDAPNEKIFNDVCRPRINDAWSNLNESLETLASFNSRTCIRNTCVRGRNMENPEEYAKLIKKADPDFVEVKAYMCVGSSRKRLSLDNMPLFDEVKEFAKKIGDECGKDIVNESEISRVVLLE; via the coding sequence ATGTCATTCAATGAAAGCCAGATAGAAAAATTAGAAAAAAGCGGATACCGTTTCGTCGGGACTCATGGGCATGCGGCTGTAAAAACCTGCCATTGGACCCGCCAAAGTATTGTAGATAAGGGAGTTTGCTATAAGGAAAAATTCTACGGCATCCAATCACACAGATGCCTTCAAATGTCTCCTGCAGTCCCAAATTGCCAGCAGGAATGTGAATTCTGCTGGAGAGATTTGACCTATACCCAAACCCGCTGGGAAGATGACGAATATGACGACCCAAAAACAATAATAGACGAAGCCATCAAAGCCCAGAATAATTTGCTATGCGGCTATTATGGAAATGACAAGGCAAATAGAAAGAAGCTGGAAGAGCTGAAAAAACCAACCAATGCAGCCATCTCCCTAGCCGGCGAGCCCACTCTTTACCCAAAAATTGACGAGCTGATTGGAGAGTTCAACCGACGTGACTTTACAACCTTTGTCGTAAGTAACGGCCAGTGCGTCGAGCGACTAAGAAACCTTGAAAATGATCCATATCAACTATACCTTTCCTTGGATGCACCTAACGAGAAAATATTTAATGATGTGTGCAGACCCAGAATAAATGATGCTTGGAGCAATTTAAATGAATCACTTGAAACATTGGCTAGCTTTAACTCACGTACATGTATAAGAAACACATGCGTTCGTGGCAGAAATATGGAAAACCCTGAAGAGTATGCAAAGCTAATAAAAAAAGCAGACCCCGATTTTGTGGAAGTCAAAGCGTACATGTGTGTTGGCTCATCACGTAAACGACTAAGCCTGGACAATATGCCACTGTTTGATGAGGTCAAAGAATTTGCAAAAAAAATAGGTGATGAATGCGGTAAAGATATAGTCAACGAATCTGAAATCAGTCGTGTTGTTCTGCTCGAATAG
- a CDS encoding 2-oxoacid:ferredoxin oxidoreductase subunit gamma, which produces MRTEIRICGFGGQGIILAGIILGKSACLFDGKEAVQTQSYGPEARGGASKCEVVISDTEVDYPKVQSPDILVAMSNEALMKYIVDLKDEGTLIVDPGTTDVEDVREFIDEHNIKVYEAPATKTATDEIGLKIVANIVMVGAITKITKVISKESAMKAIEASVPKGTEEKNISAFEAGYALAEE; this is translated from the coding sequence ATGAGAACTGAAATTAGAATTTGTGGATTTGGAGGCCAAGGAATTATTCTTGCAGGCATCATATTAGGTAAATCTGCATGTCTTTTTGACGGAAAAGAAGCTGTTCAAACCCAATCATATGGTCCTGAAGCCCGTGGCGGTGCTTCCAAATGCGAAGTTGTTATTAGCGACACTGAAGTCGATTATCCTAAAGTCCAAAGTCCAGATATTTTAGTGGCTATGTCCAACGAAGCTTTGATGAAATATATTGTGGATTTGAAAGATGAGGGGACATTGATTGTTGATCCTGGAACAACTGATGTTGAAGATGTAAGGGAATTTATTGATGAACATAATATTAAAGTTTATGAAGCTCCTGCAACCAAGACAGCCACTGATGAAATAGGTCTTAAGATAGTGGCAAACATTGTCATGGTGGGGGCCATTACAAAAATTACTAAAGTCATATCTAAGGAATCTGCTATGAAAGCTATTGAAGCAAGCGTTCCAAAAGGAACCGAAGAGAAAAACATCTCTGCTTTTGAAGCAGGATATGCATTAGCTGAAGAATAG
- a CDS encoding right-handed parallel beta-helix repeat-containing protein — translation MYKKVILFLLILLLSVNFAAASDNSTIDDADVPHVSGNDFESIRDTINNVEENGVVELNGTYHSNDGYINIYKSVTLQGSEKGAVLDFEGYGAFRIYDSNVTLKNLKFVNTEGSSTMVFVSNSNLTVINCTFEDISYYAIDFQGYSLIVDGCEFSNSNYCGITSDADNVLIKNSVFTEHEEGCIGGFSKKLTVEDCMFMNLIGYSIGTESDEVYLNRNLFKNSYEEGGSARLFSNKSSVKNCIFDGPGSLIVFSTSEILNCNFTNGNLVVVDPVKVNVKGSVFKGGSHVTCHDDIVKNINIINNEFDGNCIRGEFSYSNMKVINNTVGGSFVYIENDDLTKVSITNSQFSNNVFKGDMFVSNSYKDVVFNNNIFSNNTCKRIAYLDFEEKGTVQITNNIFSNNLDGNGDLAQITMSLYYEEYMDSNYEPMVKYLTKEKIGNNFLGFNVQNDYDLENVVGIEGHNASWINVEFKQVSLVDGNYTYSLNFIDRNGKVYKLPAYNFKIQDKKTGNILVDNIQIKDGKATFSYNKKLSLDDIFILTEAGNVVNRPKAEITIKRTGTTFDDTKITVSLSYQGKALKNQVVNFDIYEYETAKSKYIHESSSRTNSNGVATLDYDLDVSRHHYDIKAMYASKDFSQVSVTIKNIKVKTSNVIFKTSKVVTTYKSGKTLDVKVLDAKTKKPVKNCGVDVYLRKGSINYCYVLNSDSNGMVHAPVSTFGKLGTFNVFVECGDENHVAKTVKTTFTLNKAKTTVNIDSSVKKSSSIKITVKNKATNKPANNVKVTVKVYTGKSYKTYNLKANYNGIAYISANKLSLGTHKVVVSSNDEKYTVSKSANVKIVK, via the coding sequence ATGTATAAAAAAGTAATATTATTCTTACTTATTCTATTGTTATCTGTTAATTTTGCAGCGGCATCAGACAATAGCACTATCGATGATGCGGATGTCCCTCATGTTTCGGGTAATGATTTTGAAAGTATAAGGGACACAATCAATAATGTTGAAGAAAATGGTGTGGTTGAACTCAATGGAACTTATCATAGCAATGATGGGTATATTAACATTTATAAATCAGTTACTCTTCAGGGGTCTGAAAAAGGTGCTGTTCTTGATTTCGAAGGTTATGGAGCATTTCGTATTTATGATTCCAATGTCACTTTAAAAAATTTGAAGTTTGTCAATACGGAGGGGTCAAGTACTATGGTTTTTGTTTCAAATTCAAACCTAACAGTAATCAATTGTACTTTTGAAGACATAAGCTATTATGCGATTGATTTTCAGGGGTATTCGTTAATAGTGGATGGTTGCGAATTTAGCAACAGCAATTATTGCGGAATAACTTCCGATGCGGACAATGTTCTGATTAAGAATTCTGTTTTTACGGAACATGAGGAAGGTTGTATCGGAGGGTTTAGTAAAAAATTAACGGTTGAAGATTGTATGTTCATGAATTTAATTGGATATTCAATCGGCACTGAGTCTGATGAGGTTTATTTAAATAGAAACCTGTTTAAAAATAGCTATGAGGAAGGCGGCAGTGCAAGATTATTCTCAAATAAGTCTTCTGTCAAAAATTGTATTTTTGATGGCCCTGGGAGTTTAATAGTATTTAGCACTTCAGAAATTCTAAACTGCAATTTCACTAACGGTAATTTGGTCGTTGTTGACCCTGTAAAAGTGAATGTTAAAGGTTCAGTATTCAAAGGCGGCTCTCATGTCACTTGTCATGATGATATTGTGAAAAATATCAACATCATAAATAATGAATTTGACGGGAATTGTATTAGGGGGGAGTTCTCTTATTCAAACATGAAAGTCATAAACAACACTGTCGGCGGAAGTTTTGTTTATATTGAAAACGATGACTTGACCAAAGTCTCCATTACGAATTCTCAATTTTCAAACAATGTATTTAAAGGCGACATGTTTGTATCTAATTCTTATAAGGATGTGGTGTTCAATAACAACATATTCAGCAATAATACATGCAAGCGCATAGCATATCTTGATTTTGAGGAGAAGGGCACTGTCCAAATAACCAACAATATCTTCTCCAATAATCTGGATGGGAATGGGGATTTGGCTCAAATTACAATGAGTCTTTATTATGAGGAGTATATGGACTCCAATTATGAACCTATGGTCAAATATCTAACTAAAGAGAAGATTGGAAATAATTTCCTAGGTTTCAATGTGCAAAACGATTATGATCTTGAAAATGTTGTAGGAATTGAAGGTCATAATGCTTCTTGGATCAATGTCGAATTCAAGCAGGTCAGCTTGGTGGATGGAAACTACACATATTCCCTGAATTTCATCGATAGAAACGGCAAGGTTTATAAACTTCCAGCTTACAATTTCAAAATTCAGGATAAAAAAACAGGCAATATTCTAGTGGACAACATTCAGATTAAAGATGGAAAAGCAACATTCAGCTACAATAAAAAGCTTTCTTTAGATGACATATTCATCTTAACAGAAGCGGGCAATGTTGTGAATAGACCTAAGGCCGAAATAACTATTAAAAGAACAGGCACTACCTTTGATGATACTAAAATCACTGTGAGTTTGTCCTATCAGGGCAAGGCGCTTAAAAATCAGGTTGTGAACTTCGATATTTATGAGTATGAAACCGCTAAGTCTAAGTACATTCATGAAAGTAGTTCAAGAACCAACAGCAATGGTGTTGCAACCTTGGATTATGATCTAGATGTTTCAAGACATCACTATGACATTAAAGCAATGTATGCAAGTAAGGATTTTTCACAGGTTTCAGTTACAATTAAGAATATTAAGGTTAAGACATCCAATGTCATCTTTAAGACTTCAAAAGTAGTAACTACCTACAAATCCGGCAAAACTTTGGATGTTAAGGTACTGGATGCAAAAACCAAAAAGCCTGTGAAAAATTGCGGGGTGGACGTTTATCTCAGGAAGGGAAGCATAAATTATTGCTATGTTCTAAACTCTGATTCTAATGGTATGGTTCACGCACCAGTATCCACTTTCGGTAAGTTGGGCACATTCAATGTTTTTGTTGAATGCGGTGATGAGAATCATGTGGCTAAAACCGTTAAGACAACATTCACTTTAAACAAGGCTAAAACAACAGTCAATATTGACAGTTCAGTTAAAAAGTCATCAAGTATAAAGATAACGGTTAAAAATAAGGCCACCAATAAGCCGGCTAACAATGTCAAGGTCACTGTTAAGGTTTACACTGGCAAATCCTACAAAACCTATAACTTAAAGGCTAATTATAATGGAATTGCCTACATAAGTGCCAATAAACTCAGTTTGGGAACTCATAAGGTCGTTGTTTCATCAAATGATGAAAAATACACAGTTTCCAAGAGTGCTAATGTTAAAATTGTTAAATAG
- a CDS encoding fumarate hydratase C-terminal domain-containing protein codes for MKHLTAPISDEDLTNLNVGDQISISGTIYTGRDAALPQLVELIKENEVPFDLNGSVIMHTAFSDAGIAPTTSSKVEIESTIPKLSEAGVKVHIGKGMLSDETVEALKENNSIFVITPPLAALLTSKVLEKKCVLFENEGMEAIFKLKVKEIPGIIGIHNGEKL; via the coding sequence ATGAAGCACTTGACAGCACCAATTAGCGATGAGGATTTAACAAACCTCAATGTTGGAGACCAGATTTCAATTTCCGGAACCATCTATACAGGCCGTGATGCGGCATTGCCCCAACTTGTTGAACTGATAAAAGAAAACGAAGTCCCCTTTGATTTGAATGGGTCAGTGATAATGCACACCGCATTTAGTGATGCTGGAATCGCTCCAACAACAAGCAGCAAAGTTGAAATAGAATCGACAATTCCTAAATTAAGCGAAGCCGGTGTTAAAGTCCATATTGGAAAAGGAATGTTAAGTGATGAAACTGTCGAAGCATTAAAAGAGAACAACTCAATTTTTGTCATAACGCCGCCTCTAGCGGCATTGCTTACAAGCAAGGTTCTGGAAAAAAAGTGCGTTTTGTTTGAAAATGAAGGCATGGAAGCCATTTTTAAGCTTAAAGTGAAAGAAATCCCAGGGATTATCGGCATACACAATGGCGAAAAGCTTTAA
- a CDS encoding ferredoxin family protein, with product MIIIDENLCKGCHLCLFMCYKNVYAISPEVNKKGVQLPFVKFEERCTKCGTCEVACPDQAITVDLPDNWWMKEGNDVNFNPHFTKEK from the coding sequence TTGATTATTATTGATGAGAATTTATGTAAAGGATGTCATCTTTGCTTATTCATGTGTTATAAGAATGTATACGCAATATCTCCTGAAGTTAACAAGAAAGGTGTCCAACTGCCTTTTGTTAAGTTTGAAGAGAGATGCACTAAATGCGGTACTTGTGAAGTTGCATGTCCTGACCAAGCGATTACAGTTGACTTGCCTGACAATTGGTGGATGAAAGAGGGCAATGATGTGAATTTCAATCCGCACTTTACAAAGGAGAAATAA
- a CDS encoding DapH/DapD/GlmU-related protein: MLELDELLAIFNKGETLTMDEEATLTCNYYSQEAQKITCEINCKYHDLDEIRDLFSKLIGKKVSDDFRVFPPFTTDFGKNIHLGENVFINSGCRFQDQGGIYIGDNALIGHNVVLATLNHEENPSKRGNLIPAPIKIGNDVWIGSNATILSGVTVGNGAIVAAGAVVTKDVKENTVVGGIPARYIRDIRMD; this comes from the coding sequence ATGTTAGAACTTGATGAACTTTTAGCCATTTTCAATAAGGGCGAAACTTTAACGATGGATGAAGAGGCGACCTTGACCTGCAATTATTATTCGCAGGAAGCTCAAAAGATTACCTGTGAGATTAACTGCAAGTATCATGATCTGGATGAAATTCGTGATTTGTTCTCTAAGCTGATAGGCAAGAAGGTCAGTGATGACTTCAGAGTTTTTCCTCCATTCACCACGGATTTTGGAAAAAATATCCATTTGGGTGAAAATGTTTTCATAAACTCCGGCTGCAGGTTTCAGGATCAGGGCGGAATTTACATAGGTGATAATGCATTGATTGGCCATAATGTTGTTCTGGCCACATTGAACCATGAGGAAAACCCATCTAAAAGGGGCAACTTAATTCCTGCACCAATAAAAATAGGAAATGACGTGTGGATAGGCTCAAATGCTACAATACTTTCCGGTGTAACGGTTGGAAATGGGGCGATTGTTGCGGCAGGGGCTGTCGTTACAAAAGACGTTAAGGAAAACACTGTCGTTGGCGGAATTCCTGCCAGATATATCAGGGACATCAGGATGGATTAA